In Paenibacillus algicola, a genomic segment contains:
- a CDS encoding WXG100 family type VII secretion target — protein sequence MAGRILITPEQVEQVANQFKQSGDQSQQIVNSLTQSVNSMEGQWDGMTKQRFFQEFQEASRLMNSFVQTLESISSELKAIAQKFRMADQTR from the coding sequence ATGGCAGGTCGTATTTTAATTACCCCGGAGCAAGTAGAGCAGGTAGCCAATCAATTTAAGCAGAGTGGTGATCAGAGCCAACAGATCGTCAACAGCCTGACGCAGTCCGTCAACAGCATGGAAGGTCAATGGGACGGTATGACGAAGCAGCGTTTCTTCCAGGAGTTCCAGGAGGCCAGCCGCCTTATGAACTCATTCGTTCAAACACTGGAAAGCATCAGCAGCGAGCTGAAGGCAATTGCGCAGAAGTTCCGTATGGCTGATCAGACACGCTAG
- a CDS encoding WXG100 family type VII secretion target, with translation MRISVEPERLRSLSRQLLHSGSQFAGMSNQLGEAMNSLVWETSLKAAVMDEWHLAQRLGMQVGSLLERLGQELAGKADLFQETDHQYNSVLNHALVGGVSPVSLFAASRQEMSRSILAPAGSSPDISNPSSVVQAVGMATAEGKESAKQAALSGQGWTFADPSRLAPAN, from the coding sequence ATGCGTATTTCTGTCGAACCGGAACGGCTCCGGTCATTAAGCCGGCAGCTCCTGCACTCCGGTAGTCAATTTGCAGGGATGAGTAATCAGCTCGGTGAGGCCATGAATTCCCTCGTCTGGGAAACCTCGCTTAAGGCAGCAGTGATGGACGAGTGGCATCTCGCCCAGCGGTTGGGCATGCAAGTGGGTTCTCTGCTGGAAAGGCTGGGCCAGGAGCTGGCGGGAAAGGCCGATTTGTTTCAGGAGACGGATCATCAATACAATTCCGTGCTGAACCATGCCCTCGTAGGAGGAGTTTCGCCGGTTTCTCTTTTTGCAGCCTCCCGGCAGGAAATGTCCCGTTCCATTCTGGCTCCAGCGGGAAGCTCGCCCGATATTTCCAATCCAAGCTCTGTAGTTCAGGCGGTTGGCATGGCGACAGCGGAAGGCAAGGAATCGGCCAAGCAGGCGGCTCTTTCGGGACAGGGCTGGACCTTCGCAGATCCGTCACGCTTAGCGCCTGCTAATTAA